The following coding sequences are from one Epinephelus fuscoguttatus linkage group LG7, E.fuscoguttatus.final_Chr_v1 window:
- the rer1 gene encoding protein RER1 isoform X1 produces MSEGDSVGESIHGKPSVVAAFFTRIGQVYQSWLDKSTPFYAVRWAATLLLTAVYMIRVYILQGWYIVTYALGIYHLNLFIAFLSPKVDPSLLDEDEGPSLPTKQNEEFRPFIRRLPEFKFWHSATKGIVIAMICTFFEAFNVPVFWPILVMYFIMLFCITMKRQIKHMVKYRYLPFTHGKRTYKGKEDTGKTFAS; encoded by the exons ATGTCAGAAGGGGACAGTGTCGGGGAGTCAATCCATGGGAAACCATCTGTAGTCGCTGCCTTTTTCACACGGATTGGACAG GTCTATCAGTCATGGCTAGACAAGTCAACGCCGTTCTATGCAGTGCGATGGGCAGCTACTCTACTACTTACAGCTGTCTACATGATCAGAGTGTACATACTACAG GGCTGGTATATAGTAACATATGCTTTGGGAATCTACCATCTCAACCTGTTCATTGCTTTTCTATCGCCAAAAGTGGATCCTTCACTGCTTGACGAAG ATGAGGGCCCATCCCTTCCTACCAAGCAGAACGAGGAGTTCCGCCCTTTCATCAGGAGGTTGCCTGAATTCAAATTCTG GCATTCGGCGACAAAAGGCATCGTCATCGCCATGATTTGCACATTTTTTGAAGCCTTCAACGTGCCAGTGTTCTGGCCTATTCTTGTAATGTACTTCATCATGCTCTTCTGCATCACCATGAAGAGGCAGATCAAG CATATGGTCAAGTACAGATACTTACCCTTCACACATGGGAAGAGGACATACAAAGGCAAGGAAGACACAGGGAAAACTTTTGCTAGTTAA
- the rer1 gene encoding protein RER1 isoform X2 has protein sequence MSEGDSVGESIHGKPSVVAAFFTRIGQVYQSWLDKSTPFYAVRWAATLLLTAVYMIRVYILQGWYIVTYALGIYHLNLFIAFLSPKVDPSLLDEDEGPSLPTKQNEEFRPFIRRLPEFKFWHSATKGIVIAMICTFFEAFNVPVFWPILVMYFIMLFCITMKRQIKHMVKYRYLPFTHGKRTYKEET, from the exons ATGTCAGAAGGGGACAGTGTCGGGGAGTCAATCCATGGGAAACCATCTGTAGTCGCTGCCTTTTTCACACGGATTGGACAG GTCTATCAGTCATGGCTAGACAAGTCAACGCCGTTCTATGCAGTGCGATGGGCAGCTACTCTACTACTTACAGCTGTCTACATGATCAGAGTGTACATACTACAG GGCTGGTATATAGTAACATATGCTTTGGGAATCTACCATCTCAACCTGTTCATTGCTTTTCTATCGCCAAAAGTGGATCCTTCACTGCTTGACGAAG ATGAGGGCCCATCCCTTCCTACCAAGCAGAACGAGGAGTTCCGCCCTTTCATCAGGAGGTTGCCTGAATTCAAATTCTG GCATTCGGCGACAAAAGGCATCGTCATCGCCATGATTTGCACATTTTTTGAAGCCTTCAACGTGCCAGTGTTCTGGCCTATTCTTGTAATGTACTTCATCATGCTCTTCTGCATCACCATGAAGAGGCAGATCAAG CATATGGTCAAGTACAGATACTTACCCTTCACACATGGGAAGAGGACATACAAAG AGGAAACATAA